The following proteins are encoded in a genomic region of Lytechinus variegatus isolate NC3 chromosome 7, Lvar_3.0, whole genome shotgun sequence:
- the LOC121419049 gene encoding 39S ribosomal protein L48, mitochondrial-like, which translates to MLKNILNVVRNHTVLVRKEIVHKYLLPSMVHQQVRHYDDFDTEFEQMKTQQVPDQEIPPAKDSTVYEIMNFKVQGYDCTLVEHFAQYAHNLAKNMELNIFESYAMPTKSTLIHTIQKPGTPEKEKVRDFTLHTHERVIQIQDLPSTTAPLFTEMLQLNLPEGVQMKIEPHTQEHFKERYIRKEIPDSLL; encoded by the exons atgttgaaaaacatATTGAATGTTGTTCGAAATCACACTGTCCTTGTAAGGAAAGAAAT AGTTCACAAATATCTCCTGCCATCCATGGTTCACCAACAAGTTCGTCattatgatgattttgataCAGAATTTGAGCAG ATGAAGACACAACAGGTTCCAGACCAAGAGATTCCTCCAGCCAAAGACTCTACAGTTTATGAAATCATGAACTTCAAGGTCCAAGGGTATGACTGTACATTGGTTGAACACTTTGCTCAGTATGCCCATAACCTAGCCAAGAACATGGAACTCAATATCTTTGAGAG CTATGCTATGCCCACCAAATCAACGCTGATACATACAATACAAAAACCAGGTACACCTGAGAAAGAGAAAGTTAGAGACTTCACTTTACACACACATGAAAGAGTTATACAG attCAAGATCTTCCAAGCACGACAGCACCTCTCTTCACTGAAATGCTTCAGCTGAATCTACCTGAGGGTGTACAAATGAAGATAGAACCA CACACTCAAGAACACTTCAAGGAGCGCTACATCAGGAAGGAGATCCCAGACTCATTATTATGA